A window of the Eulemur rufifrons isolate Redbay chromosome 6, OSU_ERuf_1, whole genome shotgun sequence genome harbors these coding sequences:
- the PGGHG gene encoding protein-glucosylgalactosylhydroxylysine glucosidase yields MEDASEDSTIFTAHSLPSDPRLWATVTNAYLGTRVYHDRLHVSGVYNGLGADTHRAVLPSPLNVRMEAPVGAGEQLTETFALDTGTGSFLHTLEGPSFRASQCLYAHRTLPHVLAFSVSVARRTPGRELITVLLRSAFCPESPDLDLRRGPDFQGARYLYGRTLTPEQPGGPQQQVHMLWTPVPPALTLGQGEDYGTWDFLTVVGGSQAEARACLAEATQLQAGGALYSSHTRAWAQLWAGCGVDVAGPLPLRQALRGSLYYLLSALPQPEATGYTCHGLSPGGLSNGSREECYWGHVFWDQELWMFPLVLMLHPQAARAILEYRVRTLGGALENARNLGCQGAKFAWESAGSGLEVCPEDVYGTQEIHVNGAVVLAFQLYYYSTQDLQLFREAGGWAVVSAVAEFWCSRVEWSPREEKYHLRGVIPPDEYHAGVNNSVYTNVLAQNSLRFAAALAWDLGLPVPNRWLEVADKIKVPFDPERNFHPEFDGYELGEQVKQADVVLLGYPVPFPLSPDVRRRNLEVYEAVTSPRGPAMTWSMFAVGWMELKDAARARTLLDRSFANAAEPFKVWTENADGSGAVNFLTGMGGFLQAVLFGCTGFRVTRTGVTFDPMCLAGVPRVCVSGISYQGNKLNFSFSEDSVTVEVVARPGPRAAPLEAELWPSQARLPLRPGNKVSFPRSAGRIQKSACSCL; encoded by the exons ATGGAGGACGCCAGCGAGGACTCCACCATATTCACTGCCCACTCTCTGCCCAGTGACCCCCGGCTCTGGGCCACCGTGACCAACGCGTACCTGGGCACACGTGTGTATCATGATAGGCTGCATGTGAGCGGCGTGTACAACGGGCTCGGGGCGGACACGCACCGGGCCGTTCTGCCCAGTCCCCTCAACGTGCGGATGGAGGCTCCCGTGGGGGCTGGAGAGCAGCTGACGGAGACCTTTGCCCTGGACACCGGCACAG gtTCCTTTCTGCACACCCTGGAGGGCCCCAGCTTCCGGGCCTCCCAGTGCCTCTACGCCCACCGCACTCTGCCCCACGTGCTGGCCTTCAGCGTGTCCGTCGCCCGCCGGACCCCGGGGCGCGAGCTCATCACGGTGCTGCTGCGGTCGGCCTTCTGCCCGGAAAGCCCAGACCTGGACCTGCGTCGGGGTCCTGACTTCCAGGGAGCCCG CTACCTCTACGGCCGCACCCTCACCCCTGAGCAGCCCGGAGGGCCGCAGCAGCAGGTGCACATGCTGTGGACACCAGTGCCCCCGGCCCTGACCCTGGGGCAAGGCGAGGACTACGGCACCTGGGACTTCCTGACGGTGGTGGGCGGCAGCCAGGCCGAGGCCCGGGCCTGCCTCGCGGAGGCCACGCAGCTGCAGGCCGGGGGAGCCCTGTACAGCAGCCACACACGGGCCTGGGCCCAGCTCTGGGCAGGCTGTGGCGTGGACGTGGCCGGGCCCCTGCCCCTGCGCCAGGCCCTGCGTGGCTCCCTCTACTACCTGCTCAGTGCCCTGCCTCAGCCCGAGGCCACGGGGTACACCTGCCACGGCCTCAGCCCTGGTGGCCTCTCCAACGGGAGCCGTGAGGAATGCTACTGGGGCCACGTCTTCTGGGACCAG GAGCTCTGGATGTTCCCGCTGGTCCTGATGCTCCACCCCCAAGCGGCCAGGGCCATCCTGGAGTACCGAGTCCGGACGCTGGGCGGGGCCCTGGAGAACGCCCGCAACCTGGGCTGCCAG GGAGCCAAGTTCGCCTGGGAGAGCGCAGGCTCCGGCCTGGAGGTCTGCCCCGAGGACGTCTACGGGACCCAGGAGATCCACGTCAACGGGGCGGTGGTGTTGGCCTTCCAGCTGTACTATTATTCCACCCAG GACCTGCAGCTCTTCCGAGAGGCTGGCGGCTGGGCTGTGGTCAGTGCGGTGGCAGAGTTTTGGTGCAGCCGCGTGGAATggagccccagggaggagaagtacCACCTACGGG GAGTCATACCCCCCGACGAGTACCATGCTGGCGTCAACAATTCCGTGTACACCAACGTGCTGGCCCAGAACAG CCTGCGCTTTGCTGCTGCCCTGGCCTGGGACCTGGGGCTGCCCGTCCCCAACCGGTGGCTGGAGGTGGCTGACAAGATCAAGGTGCCCTTTGACCCGGAGCGGAACTTCCACCCTGAGTTTGATGGGTACGAGCTTG GAGAGCAGGTGAAGCAGGCGGACGTCGTGCTCCTGGGGTACCCGGTCCCCTTCCCCCTGAGTCCCGATGTGCGCAGGAGAAACCTGGAGGTTTACGAGGCCGTGACGTCCCCCCGGGGCCCCGCCATGACCTGG AGCATGTTTGCGGTGGGCTGGATGGAGCTGAAGGACGCTGCGCGGGCCCGGACGCTTCTGGACAGGAGCTTCGCCAACGCGGCTGAGCCCTTCAAG GTGTGGACGGAGAACGCCGATGGGTCTGGCGCCGTGAACTTCCTGACGGGCATGGGGGGCTTCCTGCAGGCCGTGCTCTTCGGGTGCACGGGCTTCAG GGTCACCAGGACAGGTGTGACCTTTGACCCCATGTGCCTGGCGGGGGTCCCCAGAGTGTGCGTCTCTGGCATCTCCTACCAGGGGAACAAGCTCAACTTCTCCTTCTCCGAGGACTCCGTGACAGTAGAAGTTGTGGCCCGGCCAGGGCCCCGGGCAGCCCCACTGGAGGCCGAGCTTTGGCCGTCACAGGCCCGGCTTCCTCTGCGGCCAG GAAACAAGGTCTCCTTTCCCCGCTCTGCCGGCCGGATACAAAAGTCAGCCTGTAGCTGCCTGTGA
- the NLRP6 gene encoding LOW QUALITY PROTEIN: NACHT, LRR and PYD domains-containing protein 6 (The sequence of the model RefSeq protein was modified relative to this genomic sequence to represent the inferred CDS: inserted 10 bases in 7 codons; deleted 2 bases in 1 codon; substituted 1 base at 1 genomic stop codon), with protein sequence MDEPEASCPRGREGWSRKAPPALGSARACAHFLLEGREALIRSLEGRRGSGVSPASAPLTRGSHQLAGGHRGGGPGRARACLRPCREGVGAHAGVGEGRGGEVKGTAPDDSLLQLGPPAAVARELLLAALEDLSQEQLKRFRHKLRDALADGRSIPWGRPERADAVDPAERLTHLYGPEPALDVARTTLKRADVRDVARGSRSSGCSLRLGRTSSALLSVSEYKKQYREHVLRQRAKVKERNAHSVKISKRFTKLLIPAESGALAEEAPGLAEAPEPQRARRPDTHTFNRLSRRDKEGQRPLTVVLRGPAGIGKTMAAKQILYAWAAGKLCQSQVDFAFFMPCGELLEXPGTRSLADLILDQCPDRGAPVRLLFVLDGADELPALDAPEAAPCTDPCEATSGARVPCGLLNKALLPTARLLVTARASAPGRLPGRSCSPQCAEVRGFSDRDKKYFYKFFQDEWRAERXYRFVKENETLFALCFVPFVRWIVCTVLRQQLELXRDLSGTSKTTTSMYLLFIASVLSSAPTADRPQVQGELRKLCRLAREGVLGXQFAEKDLERLELRGSKVQTXFLSKKELPGVLETEVTYRFTDQFFAALSYLXRTLLSGDSQPRHHLALTTRFLFGLLSAQRMRDVERHLGCVVXERAKQHALRWVQGQGCPRVAPEGTEVLEDTGEPEEEEEEEEEELNYPLELLYCLYETQEDASVRQALGSFRELALERVSFRRMDIAVLSYCVRCCPTGRGLRLAGCRLAAAQEKKRKKSLGKRLQGHLGGSSPRATTKQLPASPLCPLFRXMTDQQCGLSSLTLSRCKLPDAVCRDLSAALQAAPALTELSLLHSRLSEVGLRLLSEGLAWPQCRVQTLRLQLPVPQRALQYLVAMLRQSPALATLDLSGCQLPGSTLTSLCAVLQHPACSLQTLSLTSVELSEGSVRELQAVKTAKPDLVIHPALDSHPEPPQDSAGPSEVRTATPNLPRDSPVSSEVRTATPNLPRDSAVSSEVRTATPSSHGTQQCPPRSGQPPRPPHGTQQCPLRSGQPPRPPAGLSSVLRGQDSHPDLPRDSAVSSEVRTATPTSRGTQQCPLRSGQPPRPPTGLSSVLRGQDSHPDLPRDSAVSSEVRTATPSSRGTQQCPPRSGQPPRPPTGLSSVLRGQDSHPDLPRDSAVSSEVRTATPTSRGTQQCPPRSGQPPRPPTGLSSVLRGQDSHPDLPRDSAVSSEVRTAIPTPRGTQQCPPRSGQPPRPPTGLSSVLQGQDSHPEPPRDSAVSSEVRTATPSPRGTPQSPVRHWKPEQGGEGCSESPCRDLPIPRARGRCSQPLGDSLEPTGPGQASEGPRQTQPPAWSWTGLGATPPPTPWGTPPAPPLLPPAMPLPDAPQQ encoded by the exons ATGGATGAGCCCGAGGCCTCCTGCCCCAG gggaagggagggatggagcAGGAAGGCCCCCCCAGCGCTTGGGTCCGCAAGGGCCTGTGCCCACTTCCTCTTGGAAGGCCGAGAGGCCTTGATCCGGTCtttggaggggagaagggggtcTGGAGTCTCTCCTGCCTCTGCACCCCTTACCCGGGGATCGCATCAACTCGCTGGGGGGCACCGGGGGGGGGGTCCTGGGAGAGCCCGGGCATGTCTGCGTCCCTGCCGGGAGGGGGTGGGAGCGCACGCCGGAgtcggggaggggcgggggggcgAGGTCAAGGGGACAGCCCCCGACGACTCCCTCCTGCAGCTCGGGCCCCCCGCCGCGGTGGCCCGAGAGCTGCTCCTGGCCGCACTGGAGGACCTCAGCCAGGAGCAGCTGAAGCGCTTCCGCCACAAGCTGCGGGACGCGCTGGCGGACGGACGCAGCATCCCGTGGGGGCGGCCGGAGCGCGCGGACGCCGTGGACCCGGCGGAGCGGCTGACCCACCTCTACGGGCCGGAGCCGGCGCTGGACGTGGCCCGCACGACCCTGAAGCGGGCGGACGTGCGCGACGTGGCGCGCGGCTCAAGGAGCAGCGGATGCAGCCTGA GGCTCGGCCGCACCTCCTCGGCGCTGCTCTCCGTGTCTG AGTACAAGAAGCAATACCGGGAGCACGTGCTGCGCCAGCGCgccaaagtgaaggagagaaaCGCGCACTCGGTGAAGATCAGCAAGCGCTTCACCAAGCTGCTCATCCCGGCGGAGAGCGGCGCCCTGGCGGAGGAGGCGCCGGGGCTGGCGGAGGCTCCGGAGCCGCAGCGCGCGCGGCGCCCGGACACACACACCTTCAACCGGCTGTCCCGCCGCGACAAGGAGGGCCAGCGGCCGCTGACCGTGGTGCTGCGGGGCCCGGCGGGCATCGGCAAGACCATGGCGGCCAAGCAAATCCTGTACGCCTGGGCGGCGGGCAAGCTCTGCCAGAGCCAGGTGGACTTCGCCTTCTTCATGCCGTGCGGCGAGCTGCTGG CGCCTGGCACGCGCAGCCTGGCCGACCTGATCCTGGATCAGTGCCCAGACCGCGGGGCGCCGGTGCGGCTCCTCTTCGTCCTGGACGGCGCGGACGAGCTGCCGGCGCTGGACGCCCCCGAAGCCGCGCCCTGCACGGACCCCTGCGAGGCCACGAGCGGCGCGCGGGTGCCGTGCGGGCTGCTGAACAAGGCGCTGCTGCCCACGGCCCGCCTGCTGGTGACC GCGCGCGCCTCCGCCCCGGGGAGGCTGCCGGGCCGCTCGTGCTCCCCGCAGTGCGCCGAGGTTCGGGGCTTCTCCGACAGGGACAAGAAGTATTTCTACAAGTTCTTCCAAGACGAGTGGAGGGCCGAGCG CTACCGCTTCGTGAAAGAGAACGAGACGTTGTTCGCGCTGTGCTTCGTGCCCTTTGTGCGCTGGATCGTGTGCACCGTCCTGCGCCAGCAGCTGGAGC GCCGGGACCTGTCTGGCACCTCCAAGACCACCACGTCCATGTACCTGCTTTTCATCGCCAGCGTGCTGAGCTCCGCTCCCACCGCAGACAGGCCCCAGGTGCAGGGAGAGCTGCGCAAGCTGTGCCGCCTGGCCCGCGAGGGCGTCCTGG CTCAATTCGCTGAGAAGGACCTGGAGCGGCTGGAGCTCCGTGGCTCCAAAGTCCAGAC CTTTCTCAGCAAGAAAGAGCTTCCAGGCGTGCTGGAGACCGAGGTCACCTACCGGTTCACCGACCAGTTCTTCGCTGCACTGTCCTACCT CCGGACGCTCCTGAGCGGGGACTCCCAGCCGCGCCACCACCTTGCGCTCACCACGCGCTTCCTCTTTGGACTACTGAGCGCCCAGCGGATGCGCGACGTCGAGCGCCACTTGGGCTGCGTGGTCTGAGAGAGAGCGAAGCAGCATGCCCTGCggtgggtgcaggggcagggctgccctAGGGTGGCACCAGAGGGGACCGAAGTGCTCGAGGACACGGGagagccagaggaggaggaggaggaggaggaagaggagctgaaCTACCCGCTGGAGCTGCTGTACTGTCTGTACGAgacgcaggaggatgcctctgtGCGCCAGGCCCTGGGCAGCTTCCGGGAGCTGGCGCTGGAGCGCGTGAGCTTCCGCCGCATGGACATCGCTGTTCTGAGCTACTGCGTGAGGTGCTGCCCCACGGGACGGGGGCTTCGGCTGGCCGGCTGCAGGCTGGCCGCTgcacaggagaagaaaaggaagaagagccTGGGGAAGCGGCTGCAGGGCCACCTGGGCGGCAGCAG TCCTCGAGCCACCACGAAACAACTCCCGGCCTCCCCACTGTGTCCACTCTTCA CCATGACTGACCAACAGTGCGGTCTGAGCAGCCTCAC GCTGTCGCGCTGCAAACTTCCGGACGCGGTCTGCAGAGACCTCTCTGCGGCCCTgcaggcagcccctgccctgacGGAGCTGAGCCTCCTCCACAGCCGGCTCAGCGAGGTCGGCCTGCGTTTGCTGAGCgagggcctggcctggccccagtGCCGGGTGCAGACGCTTAG GCTGCAGCTGCCTGTGCCCCAGCGAGCCCTCCAGTACCTGGTGGCCATGCTCCGGCAGAGCCCCGCCCTGGCCACTCTGGATCTCAGCGGCTGCCAGCTGCCCGGCTCCACGCTGACCTCCCTGTGTGCCGTCCTGCAGCACCCGGCGTGCAGCCTGCAGACCCTCAG CCTGACCTCCGTGGAGCTGAGTGAGGGGTCCGTGCGGGAGCTTCAGGCCGTGAAGACAGCAAAGCCGGATCTGGTCATACATCCAGCGCTGGACAGCCACCCCGAGCCCCCGCAGGACTCAGCAGGGCCCTCCGAGGTCAGGACAGCCACCCCGAACCTGCCACGGGACTCACCAGTGTCCTCCGAGGTCAGGACAGCCACCCCGAACCTGCCACGGGACTCAGCAGTGTCCTCCGAGGTCAGGACAGCCACCCCATCCTCCCACGGGACTCAGCAGTGTCCTCCGAGGTCAGGACAGCCACCCCGACCCCCCCACGGGACTCAGCAGTGTCCTCTGAG GTCAGGACAGCCACCCCGACCTCCCGCGGGACTCAGCAGTGTCCTCCGAGGTCAGGACAGCCACCCCGACCTCCCGCGGGACTCAGCAGTGTCCTCCGAGGTCAGGACAGCCACCCCGACCTCCCGCGGGACTCAGCAGTGTCCTCTGAGGTCAGGACAGCCACCCCGACCTCCCACGGGACTCAGCAGTGTCCTCCGAGGTCAGGACAGCCACCCCGACCTCCCGCGGGACTCAGCAGTGTCCTCCGAGGTCAGGACAGCCACCCCATCCTCCCGCGGGACTCAGCAGTGTCCTCCGAGGTCAGGACAGCCACCCCGACCTCCCACGGGACTCAGCAGTGTCCTCCGAGGTCAGGACAGCCACCCCGACCTCCCGCGGGACTCAGCAGTGTCCTCCGAGGTCAGGACAGCCACCCCGACCTCCCGCGGGACTCAGCAGTGTCCTCCGAGGTCAGGACAGCCACCCCGACCTCCCACGGGACTCAGCAGTGTCCTCCGAGGTCAGGACAGCCACCCCGACCTCCCACGGGACTCAGCAGTGTCCTCTGAGGTCAGGACAGCCATCCCGACCCCCCGCGGGACTCAGCAGTGTCCTCCGAGGTCAGGACAGCCACCCCGACCTCCCACGGGACTCAGCAGTGTCCTCCAAGGTCAGGACAGCCACCCCGAGCCCCCGCGGGACTCAGCAGTGTCCTCCGAGGTCAGGACAGCCACCCCGAGCCCCCGAGGGACTCCGCAGTCCCCTGTGAGGCACTGGAAGCCAGAGCAGGGTGGAGAAGGCTGTAGTGAGAGCCCCTGCAGGGACCTCCCCATTCCAAGGGCACGAGGACGTTGCTCTCAGCCTCTGGGGGACTCTTTGGAGCCAACAGGCCCCGGACAGGCCAGTGAGGGCCCCAGACAGACGCAGCCTCCTGCCTGGTCCTGGACAGGCCTGGGAgctacccctccccccacaccctgggggacacccccagccccacctctgctGCCTCCAGCCATGCCCCTCCCAGACGCCCCCCAACAATAA